The DNA region CTCGTCTTATGTCTTCTATCTTCGCATTTAGTTCGGCGATCTTGTCTTGGAACATTTTTAATAGCTCAGCACGGCTTTCCTCAAGTTCATATAGTCCTATCACCCTTTGGCTATGATTCATCGTCAACTCTAACTTTGTTATGATCTCTTTGTATTTTGCAGCAAGCCGGTCTCTCTCCTCTTCCGTTATTTTACCTTCCGCCGCGGCCTCGTAGAGGCGTGTGAGGGCATCTCCTATGATTTCTCTCTCGACGCTGGAGATTCTAAATTCACTCTTGAACTTGTCAAGCTCTTCAGGTTTAATGGTTCTCTCAATCTTAGGGTAGGGAATTGACGAAACTTGCGGGGGCGTCGGAGCCTCTTTATCCGCCTCCTTCTTTTTCCTCCCCCAAAAAGGCATATTAATCAATCCATAGCGTCTAGCTAGATAAATGTAAGCTTATTCAAGATTTAAAATTTAAACTATTCTGCTATCCTAAAGGTTGCGTGGCCAATTTAATGTAGAAGACAGACGCAAATTGTGGTAATAACTAGGCGGTTGGCGTTTCAACTAATACAGTGTAACCTGCTCCATCGGTTGAGATGACGATGCTACCGTTCAAATCCGTCCTGTATACGTGAACACCCTTGGTTGCGAGCTTTATAAGGGTCTCCTGGTGCGGGTGTCCATAAATGTTTCCTTTGCCGACACTTATGACGGCAACCTCTGGGCTTACTGCTTCAATGAACTCTAAACTAGTTGATGTTCGACTACCGTGGTGGCTTACTTTCAGAATCTCACCATCAATGTCTAATCCTGCCCTGATGATGCTCTGTTCACCAGAGGCTTCAATGTCACCTGTTAGGATGAATGTAACATTACCCACATCCACCCTAAGCACAATGCTGTTATTGTTACTATCTTTAAACTCTAAGGGCTGCGTCGGGGCGAGGACAGTCATTACCGTGATATTGTCCAATTGAACACCATCCCCCCTCTCCGCGACCCTGAGTGCTCTCTGTCTTGCCAGTTTAATGTAGTCGCGGTAGCTTTGGGTATCCGCCACATCGCCATTATCAAGCACGCTGGTGACATTTAAAACAGTCATTACGGCGACGAGTCCACCTATGTGGTCTGTGTGTGGATGTGTTCCAACTACTAGGTCGATCTTGGTTATATTTAGGCTTATAAGGTAGTTTACAACAGCTTTCCCAGCCGATCTGCCCCCACCGTCGACGAGAACATCTTTACCGTTTGTGTCGATGAAAATGGCGTCGCCTTGCCCTACGTCCATAAAGTGTACCGTAACGTTACTAACTACACCCGCTAGGTGTCTGGTAGGAGTCGAGACGATGCCTGGTGTCAAAGTTTGAGGGCTTTCCAGGTTTGA from Candidatus Bathyarchaeia archaeon includes:
- a CDS encoding ComEC/Rec2 family competence protein, coding for MSLLRKIGLTVVGVLVLIVIVGALGFVPPSNLESPQTLTPGIVSTPTRHLAGVVSNVTVHFMDVGQGDAIFIDTNGKDVLVDGGGRSAGKAVVNYLISLNITKIDLVVGTHPHTDHIGGLVAVMTVLNVTSVLDNGDVADTQSYRDYIKLARQRALRVAERGDGVQLDNITVMTVLAPTQPLEFKDSNNNSIVLRVDVGNVTFILTGDIEASGEQSIIRAGLDIDGEILKVSHHGSRTSTSLEFIEAVSPEVAVISVGKGNIYGHPHQETLIKLATKGVHVYRTDLNGSIVISTDGAGYTVLVETPTA